In one window of Phycisphaerales bacterium DNA:
- the nrtS gene encoding nitrate/nitrite transporter NrtS, translating to MPRPSVLTPSDPALCPVPAGSTGWLALAIRPTVIRRGLMYAVIVGAVLITINHGDAIVRGDVAPGRFLKMGLTVLVPYVVSTLSSVGALRTVARQQHAQRH from the coding sequence ATGCCCAGGCCATCGGTCTTGACGCCTTCCGATCCAGCGCTATGCCCGGTCCCGGCGGGTAGCACGGGCTGGCTCGCGCTGGCGATTCGCCCTACGGTCATCCGCCGCGGACTGATGTACGCCGTCATCGTCGGCGCGGTGCTCATTACGATCAACCACGGCGACGCGATCGTTCGCGGCGATGTGGCGCCCGGGCGGTTCCTGAAGATGGGTCTGACGGTGCTGGTGCCCTACGTCGTCTCGACGCTCTCGAGCGTGGGCGCCCTGCGCACCGTAGCGCGACAACAGCA